The genomic stretch CAAATAGAAGCATGCCATGACACAGCATACACAAAATGATATGACCAATGGATGATTATACTCCACTATGATCAGATCAAAGTCTGCACTAAAGAATGGAGAAAACACAAACGTTCTGAAATAAAATGCAATATGGAAAAGCAATAAACCCATCTCAGGAAACCTCCTCCAAACACAAATAAAGATTATCAATATAATTCATACATACAGATTATGCCATTTTAAGTTCTAGTGCAGTTTTATTAAGTATGTGTGgttcaaatttttcatattcttcttCTATGACCGATCTATCTAAATCAGCATTCAATACAATGACAGGGGCTGTACATTTATGTAAAGTTTTATGATATAACCAGTCTTCATGTATATCATGTAGAGATTTTATATACTGGTATGCAACTGTTTTTTCTTCACTTCTATTTCGTTTTAAAATCCTCTCATATGCAACTTCTGGGGAAGTACGGAGGTATACAAAAAGATCTACCTTAGTGTGATCTAACGTTGTGATATATTTGAACCATTCATCTATGACAGCAACAGAAGCTCCTGGCATTAAATTATCTCTGgacattttttcaacaaaacagtATCTCGCACTATATAAACTACGTTCCATTAATTTCACTGgctcttttattttcttttgatgcTGTCTTAACATTGTAAGCTGAACATATGATTGAAATGTAAAACTCCATTTTTTAGGATCATTGTACATAAGTtcctataaaaacaaaaattaagaaattat from Diorhabda sublineata isolate icDioSubl1.1 chromosome 5, icDioSubl1.1, whole genome shotgun sequence encodes the following:
- the LOC130444376 gene encoding deoxynucleoside kinase-like, producing MIKVKNIKNISKMAHAVFSGGDTLRPFTVAVEGNVGSGKTTFLEHFNKNDNVAVFAEPIDMWRNCDGYNLLELMYNDPKKWSFTFQSYVQLTMLRQHQKKIKEPVKLMERSLYSARYCFVEKMSRDNLMPGASVAVIDEWFKYITTLDHTKVDLFVYLRTSPEVAYERILKRNRSEEKTVAYQYIKSLHDIHEDWLYHKTLHKCTAPVIVLNADLDRSVIEEEYEKFEPHILNKTALELKMA